The Faecalibacter bovis genome includes the window CGTAAGCATCATCAATACGAGATACAGTAGCGAAGAATTTACGTTCGCGAACCCATTCTAATGGGAATGCAGCTTTTGAACGAGTGTAAGGATAATCCCACTCATCAGCTGTTAATAAATGCTGAGGGTGAGGTGCGTTGTGTAAAACGTTGTTGTCAACTGGGAAATCTCCGTTAGCAACTTCATCAATTTCTTGACGAATTGCAATTAAAGCATCACAAAAACGATCTAATTCAGCTTTAGTTTCAGATTCTGTTGGCTCAACCATTAAAGTTCCAGCAACTGGGAAAGAAACCGTAGGAGCGTGGAATCCGTAATCAATTAAACGTTTTGCAATATCTGTAACTTCGATACCAACTTTTTTGAATGGACGACAATCTAAAATAAATTCGTGAGCAACTACATTGTTTCCGTTTGTGTAAAGAATATCGTAGTGACCTTCTAAACGCGTTTTCATATAGTTTGCATTTAAAATAGCTCCTTGCGTTGCTTTTAATAAACCATCAGCTCCTAACATTAAAATGTAAGAGTAAGAAATTGGTAAAATAAATGCAGATCCGTAAGGCGCAGCTGCGAATGTATTTGTAGCTTCTTTTCCTCCAGTTTCGATAATTGGAGAAGATCCTAAGAATGGAGCTAAGTGTGATTTAACACAAATTGGTCCAACTCCAGGTCCACCACCTCCGTGCGGAATAGCGAATGTTTTGTGTAAATTTAAGTGACAAACGTCTGCACCAATATTTCCAGGAGATGTTAATCCTACCTGAGCATTCATATTAGCACCGTCCATATAAACTTGTCCACCGTATGCATGGATCATTTCAGTAACTTCTTCAATATTGCTATCGAAAGCTCCGTAAGTAGAAGGGTATGTAATCATTAAAGCAGCTAAGTTATCTTTGTGTAACTCACATTTTGCTTTTAAGTCTTCTAAATCAGTTTCACCAGATTCTAAATTCTTCACAACAACTACTTTCATACCAGCCATTGCAGCAGAAGCAGGGTTTGTTCCGTGTGCAGATTGTGGAATTAAAGCAACGTTACGATGCCCTTCACCTTTAGATTCAAAGTAAGAACGGATAACCATTAAACCTGCATATTCTCCTTGTGCACCAGAATTTGGTTGTAAAGAAGTAGCATCAAATCCTGTAATTTCAGATAAATAATCTTCTAAGTTTTTGATTAATGTTTGGTATCCTTCTACTTGTTCTTTTGGTGTAAATGGGTGAACATTACCCATTCTTTCCCAAGACATGTGTAATAATTGTGTCGCTGCATTTAACTTCATCGTACAAGAACCTAATGCAATCATCGATTGATTTAAAGCTAAATCTTTACGCTCTAAACGTTTGATGTAACGCATTAACTCAGTTTCTGTATGGTATGAGTTGAAGTTTGGATGAGTTAAGAAATCAGAAGTTCTGATTAAATCTGCAGGTAAGAATGATTCATCAACCTCAAATTCAAATCCATCTTCAGTATTTTTAATTGTAGCAAAAACACTTAAGATTTCGAAAATGTCTTCTTCAGAAGTCATTTCGTCAATCGTAATTGAGATTTTACCTTGCTCAAATCCGTTTACATTAATTTCTTCATCAGCGAAAATCTTAACGATTTCGTCTGAATTTTCAACAGCGATTTGTACTGTATCGAAGAAATGTGTATTTGTTAAGTTGTAGCCTAAATGTTGTAATCCTCCGTGTAAGATTGCAGCTTTTGTATGAATTTCTTCTGCGATGAATTTTAAACCATCTTTTCCGTGGTAAACCGCATAGAAAGAAGCCATAACAGCTAATAATACCTGAGCAGTACAGATGTTAGATGTAGCTTTTTCACGTTTAATGTGTTGTTCACGTGTTTGTAAAGCCATACGTAAAGCGTAGTTTCCTAAACGATCTTGAGAAACCCCAATGATACGACCTGGAATTACACGCTTGTAATCTTCTGTACATGACATGAAAGCTGCGTGAGGTCCACCATAACCCATTGGAATACCAAAACGTTGTGATGTACCAATTACAATTTCAGCTCCCCATTCACCCGGAGGTGTTAATAATGTTAAAGCTAATAAATCAGTAGCAACAGCCACTTTAACGCCTACAGTATTCGCTTTTTCTACGAAAGATTTGTAGTTGTTAATTTGACCACCTTTTCCGATGTATTGTACAATTGCTCCGAAGTATTCTTCAGTAATTTCTGTAGTTTCAAAATCACCAACAACAATTTCAATTCCTAAACCGTGTGCTTTAGTTTCTAAAACAGCTACAGATTGTGGAAATAAATTATCTGCGATGAAGAATTTGTTTACATTATTTTTCTTTTGATCTCTGGTACGAGATTCAAATAACATGTGCATAGCTTCACCACATGCAGTACCTTCATCTAATAAAGATGCGTTTGCAATTGGTAAACCTGTTAAATCAGAAATTGCAGTTTGAAAATTTAATAAAGCTTCCAAACGACCTTGCGCGATTTCTGCTTGGTATGGTGTATATGCTGTATACCAACCAGCATTTTCTAAAACATTACGTTGGATTGGAGCAGGTAATATTGTACCGTAATATCCATATCCTAAGTAGTTTTTTACTTTCTTATTTAAAGACGCTAACTCAGCTAAATGATTAATTGCTTCAAATTCTGATAAAGCTTCAGGTAAGTCTAAAGGATTTTTTAATTTAATGTTTTGAGGTAAAGTTGCCTCAACTAAAGAATCAATAGAATCTTTCCCGATCACAGCAAGCATTTCAGCAGCTTGCTTTGCATTATTTCCAATATGACGAATGGAAAAGTCGTTTGTATTCATTGTTTGCGCTTGTTTTATTAGATTGTAAATTTAAGATTATTTCTAATCAATTTAAAATTTGAAAGGAAAAATCGTAAATTGAATATCGTAAAAATAATATAGAAGTCGTAGAACCTTATTGTTTTAGCATAACAGCATCAATAACAATACGTATTTTAAGTAATTTAAATTGTTATAGAACTTGTAAAATATGATGTGAAAAATTGCTTTTTTCTAAGAGTAATACCGTTATTGTAAGATTTTTTATATGGATATTAATATCAAATTTTTAAAGTTGAATTACATTTTGGCAAATAAATTGTTGAATTTATATTCTGATTAATTAATTTTACTCAAGGAAAACAAAACCAATGGATTTAAATAATCTAAATAACGTTAAAACTACTGAAGTCGAAAAGGAAAAAAAGTATCCATTTTTGAAGAGGTTAGAACTTATGATGGAAGAAGCTAAGCTTCAGGACGCGAAAAAATCAAAAATGAAACGCGTGCATCAAAAAGGTACATCGCAAATTGCTAAAAAAATGGGAGAAGAAGCTGTTGAAATGGTTATTGCCTCATCACAGCAAGACGATCAAGCTTTTTTAGAAGAATCGGCAGATGTATTTTTTTACTACCTAATGTCTTTACACGATAGAGGTTTTGAGCTAAAAGACGTGCTCGAAATTTTGAAAAAAAGGCATAAAAAATAATTTAACCAACACTAATATATTATGCAAAGAGGCGGTTCATCTTCAATAAAATTTTTGGTTGCAGCAGCTATAGTTATCTTTTCTGTTGTAAAATATTTTGCTAGTTCTGAGGTAAACGAAATTACTGGAGAAAAGCAATATATCTCCTTAACAAAGGATCAGGAAGTAGCTATGGGAATAAATTCTGCACCACAAATGGCAAAAGAATTTGGCGGCTTATCTCAAAATGCACAATATCAACAATTGGTTAAATCTGTTGGGGAAAAAATTGTAATAACTAGTGATGCTGGTAAAACGCAATACCCTTTTCAGTTTTATGTATTGGCTGACAATCGTACAGTAAATGCCTTTGCATTACCAGGTGGACCAATTTTTATTACTGAAGCTTTATTATCTCGATTGGAAAGTGAAGATCAATTGGCTGGTGTTTTAGGTCATGAAATTGGACATGTAATTGCTCGTCATAGTGCTGAACAAATGTCTAAACAAGAATTAACGCAAGGAATTGCAGGTGCAGCTGGTGTTGCGGCTGGTGATGTAAACTCTGCTTATTACGCACAAGTTGTAGCTAATATGGTCAACATGAAATATGGTCGAGAAGATGAATTAGAATCGGATGATTTGGGTGTACGTTTTATGATGCAAGCGGGTTATGATCCTTCTGCTTTAATCGGTGTAATGCATATTTTAGAGGAAGCGTCTGGCGGAAGTAATGTTCCGGAATATCAAAGTTCGCATCCATCTCCTGCGAATCGTCGTGCAAAAATAGAAGCTTCTATAGAAAAATACAAGAATGGTTTTTAGAAAATGAAAATTCATTTTTCGATTATTGAATTTCTTTACGTTGTTATTTTAATCACAAGTTATCTATTTCTACATCATACTACAGGTTTGGGATATGATGATGGCGATAGATTTAAATATGTGACAGAAATACATTCTTCAGGAAGTGATGATGATGTTTTTGCATTTTTAACAGGAACGTCTGCTTTATTTTTCTTTTTGATAAGTATCTTTATTAAAAGAAAATATTACGTTTTAGGAATTGCACTTTCCTTTATTAATTTTTCATATATCCTTCCACAAGCAGGAGATTATATCGACACAATAGAAAATGGAAATTTTATATTACTTTTCTTAGTTTCAGCCACTGTCTTATTGAATATTTTATTTGTAAGAAGAATAATCCTGTACATTAAAAATGCTCTTTTTTAATCATAATTTCCATCTTAAATTCTCTTTCGGAAATCCATAAAATTAATCAAATTTATAATAGGTTGAAAATATTAAATAAATTTCAATTTAGTAGTAATGATTAAAAACTATCAAATTCTTGATGCTATTTTATCTTCTACACTCGCAATTTTTGAATTGTAATTAGCGAAAGTGAAAATTATTTTCTTTTAAAAAATTTTAACTAAAGTCAGAGTTAACGATTTTATTAAAATAATGATTTTTGTAACTTATTCAATCATAAATTAAACGGAAGAATCAAACAAATTAGAAAAGCTGTAAATAAGGATATTTCTCATCGTTTTTTTGAAATAAATATATTGTTAAGTATAACAATACACCTAGTGTAAATTTATAAATTAGCACAAAACAATGCATAAACATGTTTAGCGAATATTTATTTAGAAAAATTGATAATTCTCCTTTAGTCATCTTCCGAATTTTATTTGGATTATTGATTGTGGCTGAATGTTGGGGTGCAATTTTTACAGGTTGGGTAAATACAAATTTAGTTGAACCAAAATTGACTTTCACGTTCATTGGATTTGAATGGTTAAACAATCTTTTAGGTCCTAATATGGTCTATTATTACGGAATAATGGGATTGTTAGGGATTTTTATTGCGATTGGAGGTTTGTACAGATTTGCAATTATAAGTTTTGCGATAATGTGGTTGTTATCTTATTTTATGCAAAAAACCAGCTATAACAACCACTATTACTTATTTATGTTGGTTTCTTGGATGATGACGGTGATGCCAGCTCATCAATTTTTATCCTTGGATAGTTTAATATTCCCAAAATTAAAACGATTAACATGTAAAAATTGGGTAAGAGTATTATTTATCGCTCAATTATTCATTGTTTACACTTTTGCAGCATTACAAAAAATATATCCAGATTGGTTTAATGGTGTTTTTTTAAATCAACATTTTGTTCAATATCAATATTTGTTGAGTAATAAATATCAATTAAATGGCTTAGCGCAAATCATAGGAAGTATAGAATTTTCTCAAGTAATTGCATGGTTAGGATTCTTTTTTGATTTATTAATCATTCCAGCAATGTTAACTCCTCGTACACGAGGAATAGCATTAAAATGTGCAATATTTTTCCATTTATTTAATTCCATTGTGTTTGGAATTGGAATTTTCCCTTTCTTTTCTTTAGCAATGATGATTTTCTTTTATGATCCTATAAAAGTGCAGGAAATGTTTTTTAAAACAAAATCCTTTATGATGGATCGTAATGATGAAGATGGATTAATTACTACTCGTCGAATCGCTTTTTCGTATATAGTTGTTCTATTTATT containing:
- the gcvP gene encoding aminomethyl-transferring glycine dehydrogenase, yielding MNTNDFSIRHIGNNAKQAAEMLAVIGKDSIDSLVEATLPQNIKLKNPLDLPEALSEFEAINHLAELASLNKKVKNYLGYGYYGTILPAPIQRNVLENAGWYTAYTPYQAEIAQGRLEALLNFQTAISDLTGLPIANASLLDEGTACGEAMHMLFESRTRDQKKNNVNKFFIADNLFPQSVAVLETKAHGLGIEIVVGDFETTEITEEYFGAIVQYIGKGGQINNYKSFVEKANTVGVKVAVATDLLALTLLTPPGEWGAEIVIGTSQRFGIPMGYGGPHAAFMSCTEDYKRVIPGRIIGVSQDRLGNYALRMALQTREQHIKREKATSNICTAQVLLAVMASFYAVYHGKDGLKFIAEEIHTKAAILHGGLQHLGYNLTNTHFFDTVQIAVENSDEIVKIFADEEINVNGFEQGKISITIDEMTSEEDIFEILSVFATIKNTEDGFEFEVDESFLPADLIRTSDFLTHPNFNSYHTETELMRYIKRLERKDLALNQSMIALGSCTMKLNAATQLLHMSWERMGNVHPFTPKEQVEGYQTLIKNLEDYLSEITGFDATSLQPNSGAQGEYAGLMVIRSYFESKGEGHRNVALIPQSAHGTNPASAAMAGMKVVVVKNLESGETDLEDLKAKCELHKDNLAALMITYPSTYGAFDSNIEEVTEMIHAYGGQVYMDGANMNAQVGLTSPGNIGADVCHLNLHKTFAIPHGGGGPGVGPICVKSHLAPFLGSSPIIETGGKEATNTFAAAPYGSAFILPISYSYILMLGADGLLKATQGAILNANYMKTRLEGHYDILYTNGNNVVAHEFILDCRPFKKVGIEVTDIAKRLIDYGFHAPTVSFPVAGTLMVEPTESETKAELDRFCDALIAIRQEIDEVANGDFPVDNNVLHNAPHPQHLLTADEWDYPYTRSKAAFPLEWVRERKFFATVSRIDDAYGDRNLMCTCAPVESYIEQD
- the hisE gene encoding phosphoribosyl-ATP diphosphatase, which produces MDLNNLNNVKTTEVEKEKKYPFLKRLELMMEEAKLQDAKKSKMKRVHQKGTSQIAKKMGEEAVEMVIASSQQDDQAFLEESADVFFYYLMSLHDRGFELKDVLEILKKRHKK
- a CDS encoding M48 family metalloprotease, translating into MQRGGSSSIKFLVAAAIVIFSVVKYFASSEVNEITGEKQYISLTKDQEVAMGINSAPQMAKEFGGLSQNAQYQQLVKSVGEKIVITSDAGKTQYPFQFYVLADNRTVNAFALPGGPIFITEALLSRLESEDQLAGVLGHEIGHVIARHSAEQMSKQELTQGIAGAAGVAAGDVNSAYYAQVVANMVNMKYGREDELESDDLGVRFMMQAGYDPSALIGVMHILEEASGGSNVPEYQSSHPSPANRRAKIEASIEKYKNGF
- a CDS encoding HTTM domain-containing protein translates to MFSEYLFRKIDNSPLVIFRILFGLLIVAECWGAIFTGWVNTNLVEPKLTFTFIGFEWLNNLLGPNMVYYYGIMGLLGIFIAIGGLYRFAIISFAIMWLLSYFMQKTSYNNHYYLFMLVSWMMTVMPAHQFLSLDSLIFPKLKRLTCKNWVRVLFIAQLFIVYTFAALQKIYPDWFNGVFLNQHFVQYQYLLSNKYQLNGLAQIIGSIEFSQVIAWLGFFFDLLIIPAMLTPRTRGIALKCAIFFHLFNSIVFGIGIFPFFSLAMMIFFYDPIKVQEMFFKTKSFMMDRNDEDGLITTRRIAFSYIVVLFIIWQIYLPVRHLHIPGNVFWTEEGHRLSWRMMLRRKAADVHVYVSIPDKKGKYQPKEKVNLSTYLTYKQEKRFGISADMIWQFAQFVKADYEKKGIKNVKVFVDSKVSVNGSRFYQYTNPDVNIANQKWSYFGHQNWLKNKPKELKLSYID